One stretch of Lottiidibacillus patelloidae DNA includes these proteins:
- a CDS encoding DEAD/DEAH box helicase, producing the protein MENNTVEQWQALTKVKPYLQKAWETSGFKKPTSIQEKTIEPLLEGKDIIFESPTGTGKTVAYVLPMLNNLDENSKSMQAVFIAPTKELAMQIFEEIQKWTKESELSVASFIGGANIKRQLDKLKKRPQIAVGTIDRMKELIEMKKLKMHEVKSITVDEVDQIIANKHVNGLKAIINSAVRDRQLVFTSATISEQAEQVGKELMNVPETIRVSEGGMKSESLEHAYIVCERRDKIDVLRRIIHTGEFKALAFVNDLEKIDEVAEKLRFKKVKLEVLEGQSSKIDRKKAISSFRAGKVPLLLATDVASRGLDIEGLTHVVQFDFPKDAASYTHRAGRTGRMGRTGTVISIVTPGEEKSLMKLAKQLGIFAQKKELTRGKLIDAK; encoded by the coding sequence ATGGAAAACAATACAGTAGAACAATGGCAAGCACTGACTAAAGTGAAGCCTTATTTACAAAAAGCATGGGAAACGTCTGGATTTAAAAAACCGACTTCCATTCAAGAGAAAACAATTGAACCTTTACTTGAAGGAAAAGATATTATTTTTGAATCGCCAACAGGAACAGGAAAAACAGTAGCGTATGTGTTGCCGATGTTAAATAACCTTGATGAAAATAGCAAGAGCATGCAAGCTGTTTTTATCGCACCAACAAAGGAATTAGCAATGCAAATTTTTGAAGAAATTCAAAAGTGGACAAAAGAAAGTGAACTTTCTGTTGCTTCGTTCATTGGTGGGGCTAATATTAAAAGACAATTAGATAAGCTCAAAAAGCGCCCACAAATTGCCGTTGGTACGATTGACCGCATGAAAGAGCTAATTGAAATGAAAAAGCTAAAAATGCATGAAGTAAAAAGTATTACAGTTGATGAAGTGGACCAAATTATCGCTAATAAACATGTTAATGGCTTAAAAGCGATTATCAATTCGGCAGTGCGTGATCGTCAACTCGTCTTTACTTCAGCAACGATTTCAGAGCAAGCTGAACAAGTTGGTAAAGAACTGATGAACGTTCCAGAAACAATTCGTGTGTCAGAAGGTGGTATGAAATCGGAAAGCCTAGAACACGCATACATTGTTTGTGAGCGTCGCGATAAAATCGATGTTTTAAGAAGAATTATTCATACAGGCGAATTTAAAGCTTTAGCTTTCGTAAATGACCTTGAGAAAATTGATGAAGTTGCAGAAAAGCTGCGCTTTAAAAAAGTGAAATTAGAAGTTCTTGAAGGGCAATCTTCAAAAATTGATCGGAAAAAAGCAATTAGTTCATTCCGTGCTGGCAAAGTTCCGCTTCTTTTAGCTACAGATGTGGCTTCACGTGGATTGGATATTGAAGGGTTAACGCATGTCGTTCAGTTTGATTTCCCTAAAGATGCAGCTTCTTATACACACCGTGCTGGCCGTACAGGAAGAATGGGACGAACAGGAACAGTAATCTCAATTGTTACTCCTGGAGAAGAAAAGTCATTAATGAAGTTAGCAAAACAACTAGGCATCTTTGCACAAAAGAAAGAACTAACTCGTGGTAAATTAATCGATGCAAAATAA
- a CDS encoding GNAT family N-acetyltransferase codes for MDIRKPNELEMEKVLALSPQAIFEGTLGEVNPTIEKAEQLVLPLLKKGSYYLISTENNELTGWILIGGSKDQFSNKTIGFIYELYVLEEFRGNGIAKQLIKTGVNQLNQLGYSEVRLSVFAGNEAIKIYQSLGFKNRTVTMSISM; via the coding sequence ATGGACATAAGAAAACCAAATGAGTTAGAGATGGAAAAGGTATTAGCCCTTTCACCACAAGCAATATTTGAGGGCACTTTAGGTGAAGTAAACCCAACGATTGAAAAAGCAGAACAACTAGTGCTACCCCTTCTAAAAAAGGGGAGTTATTATCTAATATCAACAGAAAATAATGAATTAACTGGATGGATTCTTATAGGAGGTAGTAAAGATCAGTTTTCTAATAAGACAATCGGTTTTATATATGAATTATATGTTTTAGAAGAGTTTAGAGGTAACGGTATTGCAAAGCAATTGATTAAAACGGGTGTTAATCAACTTAATCAATTAGGATACTCCGAAGTTCGTTTAAGTGTATTTGCTGGAAATGAAGCAATTAAAATATATCAAAGTCTAGGGTTTAAAAACAGAACAGTTACTATGAGTATTTCAATGTAA
- a CDS encoding NUDIX domain-containing protein gives MSSNKEAMKKYNSKDYITPDGYTSDIAVFTIISEDVGSYKPPRKTLKLMLIKRAMTNTEGAPNIEAGKWALPGGFIQPDETAYDAALRELEEETNVAGFKIKHFGTYDQPGRDPRGWIISNAHYAIVPESELKKRKAADDAADVELFSIEEIAKLELAFDHEKIINDALWFIKKDMALTTLARNFLPEEFVLSELQRVLLTVLNDPWIRLDAQFYRKAPALPFIEKVMVDGTAKKSNAYSKIPAQVYTFNEYEPFVSIYNAKY, from the coding sequence ATGAGCAGTAATAAAGAAGCAATGAAGAAATACAATAGCAAAGATTATATTACTCCTGATGGTTACACAAGTGATATTGCTGTTTTTACAATTATTTCTGAAGACGTCGGATCATATAAGCCTCCAAGAAAAACATTGAAACTGATGCTCATTAAACGAGCAATGACAAATACAGAAGGTGCACCTAACATAGAAGCAGGAAAGTGGGCACTACCTGGTGGATTTATTCAACCTGATGAAACGGCCTATGATGCGGCACTTAGAGAACTTGAGGAAGAAACGAATGTAGCAGGATTTAAAATAAAGCATTTTGGTACATATGATCAGCCGGGAAGAGATCCTCGTGGCTGGATTATTTCTAATGCCCATTACGCAATTGTTCCTGAAAGCGAGCTAAAAAAACGAAAAGCCGCTGATGATGCCGCTGATGTAGAACTGTTTAGTATTGAAGAAATTGCGAAGCTTGAGCTAGCATTCGATCATGAAAAAATAATTAATGATGCCTTATGGTTTATTAAAAAAGATATGGCACTGACTACATTAGCAAGAAACTTTCTTCCAGAAGAATTTGTGCTGTCGGAACTTCAACGGGTTCTTCTTACTGTATTAAATGACCCATGGATTAGACTTGATGCGCAATTTTATCGCAAAGCTCCTGCACTACCATTCATCGAAAAAGTGATGGTTGATGGCACAGCTAAAAAATCTAATGCCTATTCAAAAATTCCTGCGCAAGTATATACCTTTAATGAATACGAACCATTTGTATCTATTTACAATGCAAAGTATTAA
- a CDS encoding nicotinate phosphoribosyltransferase: MKYKDDSYTLHTDLYQINMTESYWKDGKHERKAIFDLYFRKLPFGNGYAVFAGLARIIDFLNKFQFSESDLAYLQKEVGYSEEFISYLKSIRFTGCVRAMKEGELVFANEPIVRIEAPLAEAQLIETALLNIVNYQTLIATKASRVKQVIGKGKAMEFGTRRAHEFDAAIWGTRAAYIGGFDATSNVRAGKLFGIPVAGTHAHAMVQAYRSEYDAFHAYAKAHKDCVFLVDTYDTLKSGVPTAIKVAKELGDRINFVGIRLDSGDLAYLSKEARKMLDEAGFSDTQIIASNDLDEYTIMNLKAQGAKINAWGVGTKLITAYDQAALGAVYKLVAIEDENGELVDTIKISGNPEKVTTPGLKKVYRIINNGNGKAEGDYIAMNDESPQQEERLKMFHPVHTYISKFVTNFEARELHHDIYKDGKLVYEVPSLQEVQAYASDSLDLLWEEYKRTMNPEEYPVDLSQKCWDNKMRQIAEVQKKVNSLS, translated from the coding sequence ATGAAATATAAAGATGATAGCTACACACTCCATACAGATTTATACCAAATTAATATGACAGAAAGTTATTGGAAAGACGGAAAGCACGAACGGAAAGCCATTTTTGATTTATATTTTCGTAAACTACCATTTGGTAATGGCTATGCCGTCTTTGCAGGTCTTGCACGTATCATCGACTTTCTTAACAAATTCCAATTTAGCGAAAGTGATTTGGCGTATCTACAAAAGGAAGTAGGTTATTCCGAAGAATTTATTTCCTATTTAAAATCAATCCGCTTTACTGGGTGTGTGCGAGCTATGAAAGAAGGAGAGCTTGTCTTTGCAAATGAACCTATTGTCCGAATTGAAGCACCGTTAGCAGAGGCGCAGCTCATTGAAACAGCTTTGCTTAATATTGTTAATTATCAAACGTTAATTGCAACAAAGGCTTCTCGCGTAAAACAAGTAATAGGTAAGGGCAAAGCGATGGAATTTGGCACTAGAAGAGCCCATGAATTTGATGCGGCGATATGGGGAACAAGAGCGGCATATATTGGTGGTTTTGATGCAACAAGTAATGTAAGAGCAGGAAAGTTATTTGGGATACCTGTAGCAGGGACGCATGCACATGCGATGGTTCAAGCATACCGAAGTGAATATGATGCATTTCACGCTTATGCAAAAGCGCATAAAGATTGTGTCTTCCTAGTCGACACGTATGACACGTTAAAATCAGGAGTGCCGACAGCAATCAAGGTTGCGAAAGAGTTAGGAGACAGAATTAACTTTGTAGGTATTCGTTTAGACAGTGGCGATTTAGCGTACCTTTCAAAAGAAGCGAGAAAAATGTTAGATGAAGCAGGGTTTTCGGATACGCAAATTATTGCTTCAAATGATTTAGATGAATACACGATAATGAACTTAAAAGCGCAAGGAGCAAAAATCAATGCATGGGGTGTTGGTACCAAACTAATTACCGCATATGATCAAGCAGCACTTGGAGCTGTTTATAAATTAGTTGCAATTGAAGATGAAAATGGCGAGCTAGTTGATACGATAAAAATATCTGGTAACCCTGAAAAGGTTACAACACCTGGATTGAAGAAAGTATATCGCATTATTAATAATGGTAATGGTAAGGCAGAAGGTGATTATATCGCCATGAATGACGAGTCTCCGCAACAAGAAGAACGTCTAAAAATGTTTCATCCTGTTCATACGTATATTAGTAAGTTTGTCACAAATTTTGAAGCGAGAGAGCTCCACCATGATATATATAAAGATGGCAAGCTTGTTTATGAAGTGCCTTCTTTACAAGAAGTGCAAGCTTACGCAAGTGATAGCTTAGATTTGCTGTGGGAAGAATATAAACGGACAATGAATCCAGAAGAATACCCGGTAGATCTTAGTCAGAAGTGTTGGGATAACAAAATGAGACAAATAGCAGAAGTACAAAAAAAGGTAAACAGCCTTTCTTAA
- the nadE gene encoding ammonia-dependent NAD(+) synthetase, producing MSEMQKEIGKEMKVKPTIDAKEEIRKSIDFLKGYMQKHPFLESFVLGLSLGQDSTLTGKLAQMAVNELNEEVGEKKYRFIGVRLPYGKQKDEEDAPYVMDFIQPDQLLTVNIKGAVDASVAAIEAAGVQISDFVKGNNKARERMKVQFDIAAMNKGVVLGTDHSAEAVTGFYTKFGDGAADLVPIFRLNKRQGKMLLKELGCPERLYLKAPTADLEDDKPLLPDEVALGFSYDELDDYLEGKQVRPEVAEKIEDRYVKTMHKRMPPISVFEDWWK from the coding sequence ATGAGTGAAATGCAGAAGGAAATTGGAAAAGAGATGAAAGTAAAGCCAACAATTGATGCAAAAGAAGAGATTCGCAAAAGCATTGATTTTCTAAAAGGATATATGCAAAAGCACCCTTTTCTTGAGTCATTTGTTTTAGGACTATCTTTAGGGCAAGATTCAACGTTAACGGGCAAACTTGCGCAAATGGCTGTAAATGAATTGAATGAAGAAGTAGGGGAGAAAAAATATCGTTTCATTGGTGTGCGCTTGCCTTATGGGAAGCAAAAGGATGAAGAAGATGCACCATATGTGATGGATTTTATTCAGCCTGATCAATTACTAACTGTAAATATAAAAGGCGCAGTAGATGCAAGTGTTGCAGCAATTGAAGCTGCCGGTGTTCAAATTTCTGACTTCGTAAAAGGAAATAATAAAGCACGTGAACGAATGAAAGTGCAATTTGATATTGCTGCGATGAATAAAGGAGTCGTATTAGGAACAGATCACTCTGCTGAGGCTGTTACTGGATTTTATACGAAGTTCGGTGATGGTGCTGCCGATTTAGTTCCGATTTTCCGTTTGAATAAACGACAAGGAAAAATGCTTCTAAAAGAGTTAGGCTGTCCAGAACGCCTTTACTTAAAAGCGCCAACTGCAGATTTAGAAGACGATAAGCCGCTCCTTCCAGATGAAGTTGCTTTAGGTTTCTCTTATGATGAATTAGATGATTATCTTGAAGGAAAACAAGTAAGGCCTGAGGTTGCTGAAAAGATAGAAGATCGTTATGTAAAAACAATGCATAAACGGATGCCTCCTATCTCAGTATTTGAAGATTGGTGGAAATAA
- a CDS encoding YdeI/OmpD-associated family protein, whose product MGISIKNPKVDEFLSGATKWKDEYEKLRNIVLDCGLTEEFKWMHPCYTFENKNIVLIHGFKEYCALLFHKGALLQDTDRILIQQTENVQAARQIRFTNVQEIVEMETSLKAYINEAIEVEKAGLKVNFKENTDFIIPEELQQKFDEMPALKTAFEGLTPGRQRAYILYISKAKQSKTRESRVEKYIQQILDGKGMND is encoded by the coding sequence GTGGGAATTAGTATAAAGAATCCTAAAGTGGATGAATTTTTGAGTGGGGCCACAAAGTGGAAGGACGAGTACGAGAAGTTGAGAAATATTGTTCTTGACTGTGGGCTGACAGAAGAATTTAAGTGGATGCATCCTTGTTACACGTTTGAAAACAAAAATATCGTTTTAATACATGGATTTAAGGAATATTGTGCACTACTATTTCACAAAGGTGCCTTGTTACAGGATACAGATCGAATTTTAATCCAACAAACGGAGAATGTACAAGCGGCACGCCAAATTCGCTTTACTAATGTTCAAGAAATAGTGGAAATGGAAACGAGCTTGAAAGCGTATATTAATGAAGCGATTGAAGTTGAAAAAGCAGGTTTAAAAGTGAATTTTAAAGAGAATACAGACTTCATTATTCCTGAAGAACTTCAACAAAAGTTTGATGAAATGCCTGCCTTGAAAACTGCTTTTGAAGGTTTAACACCAGGACGACAAAGAGCATACATTCTTTATATTTCTAAAGCGAAACAATCGAAAACTAGAGAGTCTCGAGTTGAAAAATATATACAACAAATTCTCGATGGAAAAGGCATGAATGATTAG
- a CDS encoding Arc family DNA-binding protein yields the protein MPKKKSFPLRIDPELYEVLQKWAADEFRSVNSHIEYLLRESSKKAGRIKKEK from the coding sequence ATGCCCAAGAAAAAGAGTTTTCCATTACGCATAGATCCAGAACTTTATGAAGTATTACAAAAGTGGGCAGCAGATGAATTTAGAAGTGTAAATAGTCACATTGAATATTTACTTCGAGAATCATCTAAAAAGGCAGGCCGTATAAAAAAAGAAAAGTGA
- a CDS encoding SPFH domain-containing protein — MKEKNLFHINGFLGILIIVALSIISVFLLLNEALILAVPIIIIATIFCTGITMIQPNQAAVVTFFGKYVGTIRESGLYLTVPLTIRQKVSLRVRNFNSKRLKVNDVDGNPIEIAAVIVFKVVDSAKAVFDVDHYEEFVEIQSETAIRHVATKYPYDTFENIELTLRGNAEEVSNELAAELQDRLDVAGVKVIEARLTHLAYSTEIAQAMLQRQQASAIISARQKIVEGAVGMAQMAIQQLEKDKTLELDDERKVQMVNNLLVAIVSEKSTQPVINAGTLY, encoded by the coding sequence ATGAAAGAAAAAAATCTATTTCATATTAACGGTTTTCTTGGAATTCTAATCATTGTTGCATTAAGTATTATTTCTGTTTTCCTTTTATTAAATGAGGCTCTCATATTAGCAGTTCCAATTATTATAATTGCTACAATTTTTTGCACTGGCATTACGATGATTCAGCCAAATCAAGCAGCTGTTGTCACTTTTTTTGGTAAGTATGTAGGAACAATACGTGAAAGTGGGCTATATTTAACTGTCCCTCTAACGATTAGACAAAAAGTTTCTTTACGAGTTCGTAACTTTAACAGTAAACGCTTAAAAGTAAATGATGTCGATGGTAACCCAATTGAAATAGCCGCAGTAATCGTATTTAAAGTGGTAGACTCCGCAAAAGCAGTGTTTGATGTTGATCATTATGAAGAATTTGTTGAAATTCAAAGTGAAACAGCAATCCGTCATGTCGCTACGAAGTATCCGTATGATACATTTGAAAATATAGAATTAACATTGCGTGGAAATGCGGAAGAAGTTTCAAATGAATTAGCAGCAGAATTACAAGATCGCTTAGATGTTGCTGGTGTAAAAGTTATTGAAGCAAGATTAACTCACTTGGCTTACTCAACGGAAATCGCCCAAGCAATGTTACAAAGACAACAAGCGTCTGCAATCATATCTGCCCGCCAAAAAATTGTTGAAGGTGCTGTTGGAATGGCGCAAATGGCAATTCAACAATTAGAAAAAGATAAAACGCTTGAATTAGATGATGAACGTAAAGTTCAAATGGTCAATAATCTTCTTGTCGCAATTGTTTCAGAAAAATCTACGCAACCTGTTATTAATGCAGGAACGTTATACTAA
- a CDS encoding ABC-F family ATP-binding cassette domain-containing protein, which translates to MSILSVRNLTHGFGDRAIFNDVSFRLLKGEHIGLIGANGEGKSTFMNIITGQLQPDDGKVEWARNVRVGYLDQHTALEKGMTIRDVLKGAFKYLFDLETQMNGIYEKMGEATPEELEQLMEEVGTIQDLLTNNDFYVIDSKVEEIARGLGLEDVGLEKDVQDLSGGQRTKVLLAKLLLEKPDILLLDEPTNYLDEQHIVWLKRYLQEYENAFILISHDIPFLNSVINLIYHMENQELNRYVGDYDNFLKVHEMKKQQLEAAYKKQQKERAELEDFVARNKARVATRNMAMSRQKKLDKMDIIELASERPKPEFRFKPARTSGKMIFETKDLVIGYDEPLSRPLNLRMERGQKIALVGANGIGKTTLLKSILGEIKPVSGTVTKGEFLHIGYFEQEVKEQNNNTCIEEVWEEFPHFTQYEIRSALAKCGLTTKHIESKVKVLSGGENAKVRLCKLINNETNLLVLDEPTNHLDVDAKAELKRALQDYKGSILLISHEPEFYNDVVTETWNCESWTTKVF; encoded by the coding sequence ATGAGTATTTTATCTGTAAGAAATCTTACACATGGCTTTGGTGACAGAGCTATTTTCAACGATGTTTCCTTTCGTTTACTTAAAGGTGAACATATCGGATTAATCGGTGCAAATGGAGAAGGAAAATCAACATTTATGAACATCATTACAGGACAATTGCAGCCTGACGATGGAAAAGTAGAATGGGCGAGAAACGTTCGTGTTGGTTATTTAGACCAACATACTGCATTAGAAAAAGGTATGACGATTCGCGACGTGTTAAAGGGCGCTTTCAAATATTTATTTGATTTAGAAACACAAATGAATGGCATTTATGAAAAAATGGGAGAAGCCACCCCAGAAGAACTCGAGCAATTAATGGAAGAAGTCGGAACGATTCAAGATTTATTAACAAACAACGACTTTTATGTAATTGACTCAAAAGTAGAGGAAATTGCTCGTGGGTTAGGACTTGAAGATGTTGGTCTTGAAAAAGATGTACAAGATTTAAGTGGTGGACAACGTACAAAAGTTCTACTTGCAAAGTTATTACTAGAGAAGCCGGACATCCTTCTACTAGATGAGCCGACAAACTATTTAGATGAACAACATATCGTTTGGTTAAAACGCTACTTACAAGAGTATGAAAATGCCTTTATCTTAATCTCACATGATATTCCATTTTTAAATAGTGTAATTAACCTTATTTATCACATGGAAAACCAAGAATTAAATCGTTATGTTGGCGATTATGATAACTTCTTAAAAGTACATGAAATGAAAAAGCAGCAACTAGAAGCTGCTTATAAAAAACAACAAAAAGAACGTGCAGAACTTGAAGACTTCGTAGCTCGTAATAAAGCACGTGTAGCGACTCGTAATATGGCAATGTCACGTCAAAAGAAATTAGACAAAATGGATATTATTGAGCTTGCTTCTGAAAGACCAAAACCGGAATTCCGCTTTAAGCCAGCTCGAACTTCTGGGAAAATGATTTTCGAAACGAAGGATTTAGTTATCGGGTATGATGAGCCTTTATCACGTCCATTGAACTTACGAATGGAACGTGGACAAAAGATCGCTTTAGTCGGAGCTAATGGTATCGGTAAAACGACATTACTAAAAAGTATTTTAGGAGAAATAAAGCCAGTAAGTGGTACTGTAACAAAAGGTGAATTTTTACACATTGGCTATTTTGAGCAAGAAGTAAAAGAACAAAATAACAATACTTGTATTGAAGAAGTTTGGGAAGAGTTCCCTCACTTTACGCAATATGAAATTCGTTCAGCACTTGCAAAATGCGGATTAACGACAAAGCATATTGAAAGTAAAGTAAAAGTATTAAGCGGTGGAGAAAACGCTAAAGTACGTTTATGTAAGCTAATTAACAATGAAACAAACTTGTTAGTACTTGATGAGCCAACAAACCATTTAGATGTCGATGCAAAGGCCGAGCTAAAACGTGCGCTACAAGATTATAAAGGGAGCATCTTATTAATCTCCCATGAGCCTGAATTTTACAATGATGTCGTTACAGAAACGTGGAATTGTGAATCTTGGACGACGAAAGTATTTTAA
- a CDS encoding S8 family serine peptidase, translating to MRKVTSMLTSIVMLLSLLAFAIQPSKVAATSLSVNGNYEAAIGPVLKEKMGLTIQPLEVIVTFHKDGGPGQAEFDLLNSLGITTGIGFQSLPIAGVLATPDQIEELAKNPKVRSIYFNSELQYENYESTHLTGAKKVLRDDAFRKANGGLPVSGKDVTVLVNDTGIDGTHKDLKFGPKVIQNVAAQTNLNGIVSGLIPITYTEDVPNTDTGGHGTHVGGIVGGTGDMSGGTHEGVAPGVNLIGYGSGAALFILDTLGGFDYALTHSEKYNIRVITNSFGSTGDVGTDFDPNHPTNVATKALYDNDIVVVFSAGNSGPAESTMTGNFKKAPWVISVAAGDKFGRLAEFSSRGVEGKGGTVVVDGKTYTWEDRPTVTAPGVDIISTRAWDVLSPLGLEADIAAMKPGEVPYYTMNSGTSMSAPHVAGVVALMLDANPNLKPDDVKAILQKTATNMPGEKAWEVGAGYVNAYAAVDASFNREKEYGKTLKMNRDFNGSVNLDVQREDITIDFTPGVESYKPFEVEEGLTELAVTVYGKGVEETGNPINLVLVDPDGEEYSSGISLLFALYYDRTVIVNSPKAGTWKIEIRGLRGNTLNPMGIAAPEQVEGVVTTKKENGYTGLDDINGHNAKDDILVAVYNQLVDSYADGNFKPNLYLTKYELAEYLLLGGAIRQTLPDNIVAYDKWLPYTSAVLAKGGALKDWKQMQNAVMMEDAFSYRSYKYVTRSELAYSVVQTLGLQEEAGTIATEEITVPYKDTRIVIEDADQIPEHLRGHVQVALDKQLLNAYFKVELVMNEYTLEPEVKITATFAPSKNVTRADYAVAANRMYNAYMTLER from the coding sequence ATGAGAAAAGTCACAAGTATGTTAACTAGCATCGTAATGCTTCTATCTTTACTTGCATTTGCAATCCAGCCAAGTAAAGTTGCTGCAACTTCACTAAGTGTGAATGGTAATTATGAAGCGGCAATTGGACCTGTATTAAAAGAAAAGATGGGATTAACTATCCAACCGTTAGAAGTAATTGTCACGTTCCATAAAGACGGTGGACCAGGGCAAGCAGAGTTTGATCTATTAAACTCGCTAGGTATTACAACAGGTATTGGTTTTCAATCATTACCGATTGCAGGTGTATTAGCAACGCCAGATCAAATTGAAGAATTAGCAAAAAATCCGAAAGTCCGTTCAATTTACTTTAACAGCGAACTTCAGTATGAAAACTATGAATCTACACACTTAACTGGGGCAAAGAAAGTTTTAAGAGATGATGCATTCCGTAAAGCAAATGGTGGATTACCTGTTTCAGGTAAAGATGTCACAGTATTAGTTAATGATACTGGAATCGATGGTACACATAAAGATTTAAAGTTTGGACCTAAAGTAATTCAAAACGTAGCAGCTCAAACAAATTTAAATGGAATCGTTTCAGGATTAATTCCAATTACGTATACAGAAGACGTTCCTAATACGGATACGGGCGGACATGGTACACATGTTGGTGGAATTGTTGGTGGAACTGGCGACATGTCAGGTGGTACGCATGAAGGTGTTGCTCCAGGAGTAAACTTAATTGGCTATGGTTCAGGTGCAGCCCTTTTCATCTTAGATACATTAGGTGGATTTGATTATGCATTAACGCATAGTGAAAAATATAACATTCGCGTTATTACAAATTCATTCGGAAGCACAGGTGATGTAGGAACTGACTTTGATCCTAATCATCCTACGAACGTAGCGACAAAAGCATTATATGACAATGACATCGTTGTAGTATTCTCTGCAGGAAACTCGGGACCAGCTGAAAGTACGATGACTGGTAACTTTAAGAAAGCGCCTTGGGTAATTTCTGTTGCTGCAGGTGATAAATTCGGACGTTTAGCTGAGTTTTCATCACGTGGAGTTGAAGGTAAAGGTGGAACAGTTGTAGTTGATGGAAAGACGTATACATGGGAAGACCGCCCAACTGTAACAGCACCAGGAGTAGATATTATTTCAACGAGAGCTTGGGATGTCCTTTCTCCATTAGGTCTTGAAGCTGATATTGCTGCAATGAAACCAGGAGAAGTACCTTATTATACAATGAACAGTGGAACTTCAATGTCTGCTCCACACGTAGCAGGGGTTGTAGCACTAATGTTAGATGCAAATCCTAACTTAAAACCTGATGACGTAAAGGCAATTTTACAAAAAACAGCAACGAACATGCCTGGCGAAAAAGCATGGGAAGTTGGTGCAGGTTATGTGAATGCATACGCTGCAGTTGACGCCTCCTTTAATAGAGAAAAAGAATACGGAAAAACGTTAAAAATGAACCGTGACTTTAATGGTTCAGTTAATTTAGACGTACAAAGAGAAGATATTACTATTGACTTTACACCAGGTGTGGAAAGTTATAAACCATTTGAAGTGGAAGAAGGATTAACGGAATTAGCAGTTACTGTTTATGGTAAAGGTGTAGAAGAAACGGGTAACCCAATTAATCTAGTATTAGTTGACCCAGATGGAGAAGAGTATAGCTCAGGAATCTCCCTATTATTTGCCCTTTACTATGATCGTACAGTAATTGTTAACTCACCAAAAGCGGGAACATGGAAAATTGAAATTCGCGGATTGAGAGGAAATACGTTAAATCCAATGGGAATAGCCGCACCTGAGCAAGTAGAAGGTGTTGTCACAACGAAGAAAGAAAATGGCTATACAGGATTAGATGATATTAATGGTCACAACGCAAAAGATGATATATTAGTAGCTGTATACAATCAATTAGTAGACAGTTATGCGGATGGAAATTTCAAACCCAATTTATACCTTACAAAGTATGAGTTAGCAGAGTACTTACTGTTAGGTGGAGCTATTCGTCAAACGTTACCAGATAATATTGTAGCATACGATAAATGGTTACCATATACTTCAGCGGTGTTAGCTAAAGGTGGAGCGTTAAAGGATTGGAAGCAAATGCAAAATGCTGTAATGATGGAAGATGCGTTTTCTTATCGTTCATATAAATATGTCACACGATCAGAACTAGCTTACTCAGTAGTGCAAACATTAGGATTACAAGAGGAAGCTGGAACGATAGCAACAGAAGAAATTACAGTACCATATAAAGATACACGAATTGTAATTGAAGATGCAGATCAAATTCCAGAACATTTACGTGGTCATGTGCAAGTTGCACTAGATAAGCAATTACTTAATGCTTATTTTAAAGTGGAATTAGTGATGAACGAATATACGTTAGAGCCAGAAGTAAAAATTACAGCTACTTTTGCTCCTAGCAAGAACGTAACAAGAGCAGATTATGCAGTAGCTGCAAACAGAATGTATAATGCTTATATGACATTAGAAAGATAA
- a CDS encoding RAxF-45 family protein: MTNCSNVSHGQFLSYIYICRAIFHDGIAQGIRMSFFSNFIWKIER; this comes from the coding sequence ATGACTAATTGTTCTAACGTAAGCCACGGTCAATTTTTATCTTATATTTACATTTGCCGTGCAATTTTTCATGATGGGATTGCTCAAGGGATACGTATGTCCTTTTTTAGCAATTTCATATGGAAAATAGAGCGATGA